In one Silene latifolia isolate original U9 population chromosome 10, ASM4854445v1, whole genome shotgun sequence genomic region, the following are encoded:
- the LOC141608734 gene encoding ribosome-inactivating protein lychnin-like yields the protein MKMSIISVWCMVMAFIVVADSADPTWNVASDPNLYSTFLDSLRGELGQGTPKVCNLSVTNKKNNNVFVLVDLVLPFNGNTITLALRKSDAYLVGFQDTDAKTKKIRANFFSDEHAKLSGKYKSVFPKAQELGKALPLSSSYIDLEKIAGVSRDNLNLGVITLQTSFSKVYGKDFNAKGQDNAKEVAKFTLTSIQMVVEAARFKYIEDR from the coding sequence ATGAAGATGTCTATTATATCAGTATGGTGCATGGTGATGGCCTTTATTGTGGTAGCAGACTCTGCGGACCCAACCTGGAACGTTGCTTCTGATCCTAACCTATATTCGACATTTTTGGATTCTCTAAGGGGAGAACTCGGCCAAGGAACACCAAAAGTTTGCAATCTATCCGTCaccaacaaaaaaaataataacgtATTTGTTTTGGTGGATTTAGTATTACCCTTTAATGGGAACACCATTACATTAGCCTTAAGAAAATCCGATGCTTATCTTGTCGGTTTTCAGGACACAGATGCGAAAACCAAGAAAATACGTGCGAATTTCTTTTCAGACGAGCATGCAAAATTGAGCGGTAAATATAAGAGCGTCTTTCCGAAAGCACAGGAACTAGGAAAGGCGCTTCCCTTATCAAGCAGTTACATTGATTTAGAAAAAATAGCCGGTGTTTCGAGGGATAATCTAAATCTAGGGGTTATTACTCTTCAAACTTCCTTTAGTAAGGTTTATGGGAAGGATTTTAATGCTAAAGGTCAGGATAATGCGAAAGAGGTAGCGAAATTTACTCTAACATCTATACAAATGGTTGTTGAGGCAGCGCGATTCAAATATATCGAGGATAGGTGA